AGTTCTCTTGGGTACATGTGCCTTCACTACTCACAGTTTTGTGTTGAATATGATCCTGGCAGTAGTAAAGAGTGTGTACCAGTCTGCAACTCTCCCAAGACCTAGGGACGCTGCATTTCTGGGTCCGGACAGGGCACAGAAGGGAGGCACAAACCAGTTGCTCAGGCTGGGAATGCCCATAGGCAAAACATCAAGTTCGTCTCTTTAGAAGTCAGCAGGATGATGATGAAGGAGTTTAGGCAGCTTCAAAACTAGGTACTAGCCATGGAATCCAGTCAGGCTGTGGTTTTCAGCACTGCTGTGCCCTGCAAGTTCTGTTGCAGAGATCTACCTCTTTTACTGGATCTTTTACAGTGTCACAGTGGGAAAAATCACCCATCCCACGCAAGCCGGTAACATTGCCACACAGCATAAAAGGAATACACTATTCTGGATTAAAAGTGAATTAACCGGCTGTGGATGAATTCATATTCTGTCTCACCTGAAAAGAAAGCTAATCCTGTGGTTAGGGTTTCGGTACTATTGTATTATATAAGCACAGGCTCTTTGCACCGTGGCACAAGAAAagcaagcacagcagaaaagaGACCAGTGGCGTCCCAAAACCTTTGACAAAAACTTTGAAGAAGTTGTGATCCAAAATCCAGGCACCAGGACGGGCTCCCAGAAGAGGCATGCTGCGTATATGGCTGTTCTTACCCTAATTGCACAGTGTCCCACAGGCAATCTGCAGAGGAGGACCTGGGGGATGTGGGGAGAGTGGGCGGACGAAGGGGCTTGAGCAGAGAGAACATATTCTCCGGTGCAGGGCAGTGGCTTTGCTCAGGACCACGTATCACCACAGACCGGGGCTACACTGAACTACCTTCTACCCCCCACTGGGCCGGTTCAGCTAAAGAAAGAGACATTAAAGTGCCCCCAACTTCATTTTTATCGTCAGTTCtcaaatttgttttccaaatgaaCGTAATGTACGACACAGGGCTGTCAGCAAAGGAGCTCCGAAGATGCGTCCCTCAGAGCCCCCACAGGAGGCCGGTGAGACGGGTGGGGCCGAGGCAAGCCCAGAGCTCCACCGCCCCCCTGCCCGCCTCTGCCGGGCGGGAGCCGGGGGAGCCGCCCCAACTGCTGCCGCACCGGTTACCTCTGGCAACCGCTGGGGCATCTTCCACAGAAAGCCCGAAAGGCCAAACAGGGGAAATACCGCTCTAAGTTTCCTCAGTGCTTTCTCTCCCACATTGTCGAGGTTTCTCTCTTTTCCCGACGAAAACTGAACACTTCCGAGAGTTTTCCCTCCCAGGCCAGCACTTGCCCGGTGCGCGCTCGCACCAGTTTCCAGCGGAGAAGCGTGCGGCGGACAGCCTGCCGTCACCCGGGCGTTACTCACCCTCCAGCTGCGCCCGGACACCGCTACGTGTCCCCAGAACGAGCCGAGCAGCCCTCGCCCGCCGCGGTCCCCTCAGGGCGGCGCGGCGCCGCCGGCCGGTAGCGGCCTCGCGCGGGCGGGCAAGGCCGCCCCCTAGCGCGCGAGACCGGCGCCGCAGGCAGCGCCCCCCCCTCTCCCGCCGCGCCCCCGGGGCTGAACTCGGCGCCGCTCCCCATGGCACCGGCAACTCCTGCCCGCCGGGGCGGCCCCCGCGAGGGCCGTTCCCGCTCAGAGCAGCGCCGCGGCCAAGAGAAACACCTGCCGGGCCGCCGAGCGGGGCCGGAGCCTGCGGCGGCACCGCGCCGCCGCCCCTCCCGGAGAGCGCcgcggggaggaggagagggcagcgCGGCTCGGCGGCTGCCGGCGCTCGGGGCGTTTTTCCGCCCGCCGGGGTGTTCCGCTGAGGCGGGCGCGGCGGCTTCACCTGGCGGGACTGAGCATGCGCGCGGCGGCGGGGCACGCCGCCGATTGGGAGCGCGATGCAAGACTAGGACGGAGCCGCCGGGCGGCCGCGACTTCGCCGAGAGCGCGCTGCCGCGCCGCCGGAGCGGGGGCGCTGGGAGCCGCTCTCCATGGGATTGGATGCCGCCGCTGCCTCggaccctgctccctgccaggatCCAGCTCCCGCCGGGGACTCCCGCTGGCCGGGCGGTGCCCTCTCCGGAGCCGCGGGCTGCCTTGAGCCGGGCATgaccgggcgggcggcgggggccagCCGTGCCCCGCTGCCCCCTCGCCGGGGGCCGGGCGGAGGCAGCGCCGCCGCGCTCCCTGCCGCGCcggggcggcgctgcccggccctgccctgaggggccggcgggggcgggggagcggcgggcggctccgccgcggggctccgcgcGTCGGGGCGGCCGTTGGACCGTTGGCAGGGGGCGatgagggcggcggggcggcggcggcggggcggcggggcggggcgggggctccgcggggctCTCTAAGACGCCGGCGCCCCGCACACCCACCATGGATCTGCTGCTGGTGGTGAACACGAGCCTGGGCTCCCCCAACGAGTCCCTGGCGCTGCCCCCCTCCTCGCCGTCGTCCTCGGCCCTCCTGCAGCCGCCCTCCCCTTACTCCCCGGCGGCCGTGGCCAGCCTGGCGGCGGTGGTGGGCTTCCTCATCGTCTTCACCATCGTGGGCAACGTGCTGGTGGTGATAGCTGTGCTCACCAGCCGGGCGCTGAGAGCCCCCCAGAACCTCTTCCTCGTGTCCCTGGCCAGCGCGGACATCCTGGTGGCTACCCTGGTCATGCCTTTCTCCTTAGCCAACGAGCTTATGAATTACTGGTACTTCGGCAAGGCTTGGTGTAACATTTACCTGGCGCTGGACGTGCTCTTCTGCACCTCCTCCATCGTCCACCTGTGCGCCATCAGCCTCGACAGGTATTGGTCGGTCACACAGGCGGTGGAGTACAACCTCAAACGGACCCCCCGGCGGATCAAGGCCATCATCCTTACTGTCTGGCTCATTTCAGCTGTCATCTCCTTCCCACCATTGATCTCCATGTACCGGGACCCTGAAGGAGATGGCTTTCCCCAGTGCAAGCTCAATGACGAGACATGGTACATCCTTTCTTCTTGCATTGGCTCTTTCTTTGCCCCCTGCCTCATCATGGTGTTGGTCTATATCCGCATCTACCGCGTGGCCAAGCTAAGGACCAGGACCCTCTCTGAGAAGCGTACGATGCCAGAGGGGTCCTCCCAGACTGAGAATGGCTTGAGCCGCGCTGCTGGCGGCTGCACGTCCCTGAGGATGCAGCTGGGAGAGAATGGACATTACTCAGTGCACCACTGGCGCAAAGCCTCTGAGCTGGAGGACATTGAGCTGGAGGAGAGCAGCACCTCAGAGAGCAGACGGAGGCGGAGCCGGGAGGAGCATCCCCGCAAAAGCAGCAAGAGCCAGTCCTTCTCCTACTCATATTCCTCCAAGCACTCTAGTAGCCGTCTGTCCCGCTCTAGCAATCGCTCCATGCAGTTCTTCTCATATCGCCGTCGCCGGAAGCGTAGCAGCATCTGCCGGAAGAAAGTCACCCAGGCCCGGGAGAAACGCTTCACTTTTGTGCTGGCCGTGGTCATGGGGGTCTTTGTAGTTTGCTGGTTCCCTTTCTTCTTCAGCTACAGCCTCTATGGTATTTGCCGGGAGGCGTGTGAGGTCCCTGAGACTCTGTTCAAGTTCTTCTTCTGGATTGGGTATTGCAATAGCTCCCTCAACCCAGTCATCTACACCATCTTCAACCAGGACTTCCGCAGGTCCTTTAAACACATTCTctttaagaagaagaagaagaacttCAGACATTGAGCTGGAGGGATGGATTTTCCTTGAGCAGGAGTAGAGttaaaagagaaggagaaggctCTATGCTGAAAGAGGAGTGAGGGAAGAGAACATGGGGTTTGGGcttagagagaaggaagagagctcTCCCCCTCGGTGGAGCAGAGTGATGCTGTGGGGTACAGGGACAGTGTTGGGGAGGCTGAGAGCATTCACCGTGGTACAGAATGGCAATGTGGTGCTGGAGTGCGGGTGGGTAAACGGGGAGGAGAGTGATTGTCTTTGAACCCTGACAGAGAGCATGGGGATTCCGCAGAGGTAAATAGGCTAGGACACTGAGTTTAGGAGGCAGTGAGCTTTTGTGGGCTCTGGAATTTTATGGGAAAATAAGCAGAGACATCGAGAGGAAAGGATGAAGTGACAGTGGTGGTGGAGATTTGAGTATTTATAAATAGAGCAGCTGGGGCCTATGGTGGGCTCGTCCCAGTAAGACATTGGCTTTTACTGCTTATGTGGGGAAAGAAAGTGCAAAGTATCAGGCACTGACAGTATTTTGAGTTACGAAAGGATTTAAATGTttgccaaaaaaaccctaaagaacAATCCAAACTCTTTTCTAAATAAACCTTTGTACTGTTAAAACCTTCTGAATGATGATTTTACACAGGActtaaatgaagcagaaagcatggggttttctttttctttggagggGTCTTTGCATATAGAGCTGGATGGGAAAGGTTTTTTCTATCTCCCCACAATTTTTGATTTGTCAGTGGGACAAACCTGAGAGTGTTGCATGTTTTcatgaaatatgaaaaagagTACATGCACCCCATGACCTTATTTCCCCCTGTTGGATTACCAGGCAGTAAATTCCTGCTCCATCCCTCTCAGATCAGTGGCCTAAGCACCTTGCTGTCCTGGAACAGGTagtgtaaaaaataatttggtggACTCACCTAACGTTTtctcagttaaaagaaaaaaaaaaaatttccaaccaGCTCAACTTGCATGTGCCCTAGGgaactttttcccccttctttttagGTCCCCCTCAAAAGGCTTATCTCAGGGGCTGGCTGCATGCTGCTCTCATTCTCGGACAGGCAGTTGGAGGCAGTCTGCTATGCAGATTTTCAGAGGAAGAGCAATTGCCATACCACTAAGGTCTTTAAATCTTTTGTATTTGCAGTCTTAGGGCAActaaatcctttatttttttaatgagaagcaTACATTGCAGATTTTCAGTGGTGTATGTGAACAAATCTCAAAAGAAGGTGCAGCTGTTCCAAACCTTTACTATTAAtgttgctttctttcccttttcctgtttGCATTTCTAGTTTATGATTTCAGAGGATTTTGttgcagggaggggagaagagtTTGAATAGTTATTAAAACAAACTGTATTTCCCATGGGTTTATAAAATGTCATAAACTGTAATGAAGAGAATGAGGGACGGGACTGTTGTCTGTACATTCACCACTGAATGCATACCGAGTATAAGACACAGCTGAGCATTTACATCCCgtctccagctgtgctgctgcaaggTGTGTATTCTGTTTGTGGGGTAAATACTGCTCCATTTTATGTGTATCGCTCCTTCCATGGGTAGCAGGATTTGGCATCTGCCTCAAATGAACCTTTCCACAGTAAACAGCTCTTTGTAAAATGTAACGAAATCTAATCTCATACGGCAGGCTTCTTGAAACAGCTAATTTTAATCTATACTTAAGAATCATTAGATATCCCGTTCTTTACTCCCTCTGCTCTGTCTGACAGGTGTCTGTAGCCTCTCTTCTCTTGAAATCTCTATGACATAAGGAGAAATGATAGAGCAGTCACTTTGTTTCATCAGTTTTTCGTAATAAGCATTTGGTTCACTTAACCCTGGAAGAGGAGGTTGTCAGTGGCTAAGATTCTCATGTTAATTCAATAGACAACTCAAGTGGGAGTTCTGCTGAAGTAAAGGATTAGATGATTGCACCAAATGCATTAGAAGTTTGCTTGATTTCACTAAAGAAACAACTGAGACAATTTCAAAGTCCTAAGTCAGTAACTTATTGcatctttcttgaaaaaaagtcttaagagtTGTGAAAAGATTTGGGCTTTGTTTGAACATCTGCACTTAAGGATGTTAAGACTTATTTTCAGGAGCACCCCTTTGTAAATAATAAATGGTTTGGTACAAGTACATACCTGAGACAgataaattaagagaaaaagataGCAACCAAGAGGAGAAATTACAAGccattttctcttttgcaaaatGGAGAattctttttaaagttacatCAAGAAGAGCTGAAACAAGCTCATGTTATTTGTAGATAACGACGTAGCTAAAAAGTTCAGGTTTGTTTAATCTGAAGAAACTACATAATTGCCAGAGCAACCAAAGCAACATATGGTACATAGCTACTACCTCTAAGCTACTGGATGGCTTCATTAGAGACACCCGTTCCTACCAAGATGAAGGTCTGCTTTTGTCATTTAATGCCCGTTTAGAGTGGTTTCCCAGTCTGCAGACACACAGCAGTTTCACTGTTGCACTGCTTTTGGAATGAGATTTGTTGCCTGTAAACACAATCCTTcccatttgtttttccttgtaGAATTCAAGGAGTCTATGGAAATGAAATTTAATTGACAGTCAGATTTTAGTGGATGTGAAGTATATATGGAATGACTGATGTGccttaaaagtaatttctttgcTATAAAATGATTCTGTGGTCATTATAAACATACAGGAAGTAATGCTTctaattttgttttgcatttccaaATGTCTAAAAAGAATTGATGCAGATACTGAACGTCTATGTGCAGCAGCATACTTaaaaccagggcattttctgtggttttaatttatttctcatcACAGTTACTCATCTGATTCAATGCCTCAAGAGGATCTTATTTCTTCTGAGCTAGATAAAAGTAATATTCATTAATAAAGATGTGCAGTATACACCCCTTTTAAGTGCATTTCCCTTTAAATTAGTGAATACAGAGGATTTctataaaaattgtttttaatgtAACTACTGAATATGCTTCAAGGAAGTAAAATGgggctgatttatttttttaattacagtgttCTCTTATTACTTGTAAAGCTGAAGACTGGAATTTGTTTGTAACATATTGTGTGGTGTTAACTTTTCATAAAAAATTATCAGCTCTGCTACTCACACTGTGGTTGTGCTTCCACTGTAAGTTGACTAATAgcatatacaggaaaaaaaaaagtcaatgcagCTTTTGCTTAAGAAAAAGGGAGAAGATATTTTATGTTTCTAATGTGTCCAGTTGTGTCTTTGATCACATCTGATGAGCTAGTTGAAACACGCACTCTTCACTGTTGTGAAGAACGAAATGTTGCTGTGAAGCCGCATTGATTTTAACAACAAGCACCCAATCTTTAACTCTTCATTTGCTCATTTCACCATGAAGAAaattttctgtctgcctgaaGTGAGCAGTTAGTGTTTTATTCTCAAAACCAATTTTCTGAACAGTACCACTATTGGTTGGTTACTGAAATATCAAACAGTGTAACTTAGCTTGGATGGGAACTCGGTGCTGCCCTTAAGCCCTCTTCTGTGGGAGTTTTTCAGAGAGAACTGCAGAATTAGCCTCTTCAAGGCTTGAGGCAGATGGAAGGGACCTTATATATAGGAGATTTGACAGGATCACAGCTTTAAATCATTGTCTAAAATAAGGATCAGGCCCTTGTTGTTCTGTGTGATCTCTGCTCAGAAGAGTCATGTTGCTCCAAGAACACTGGCAATTCTGAGAAGTAGACCTGCGATGAAAGACCACATGCGAGCAGCTTTGCCCTCATTGAGCTGTATCACTCTTTATGAGTAATCCCAGAAAACTTC
The sequence above is drawn from the Strix aluco isolate bStrAlu1 chromosome 4, bStrAlu1.hap1, whole genome shotgun sequence genome and encodes:
- the ADRA2C gene encoding alpha-2C adrenergic receptor translates to MDLLLVVNTSLGSPNESLALPPSSPSSSALLQPPSPYSPAAVASLAAVVGFLIVFTIVGNVLVVIAVLTSRALRAPQNLFLVSLASADILVATLVMPFSLANELMNYWYFGKAWCNIYLALDVLFCTSSIVHLCAISLDRYWSVTQAVEYNLKRTPRRIKAIILTVWLISAVISFPPLISMYRDPEGDGFPQCKLNDETWYILSSCIGSFFAPCLIMVLVYIRIYRVAKLRTRTLSEKRTMPEGSSQTENGLSRAAGGCTSLRMQLGENGHYSVHHWRKASELEDIELEESSTSESRRRRSREEHPRKSSKSQSFSYSYSSKHSSSRLSRSSNRSMQFFSYRRRRKRSSICRKKVTQAREKRFTFVLAVVMGVFVVCWFPFFFSYSLYGICREACEVPETLFKFFFWIGYCNSSLNPVIYTIFNQDFRRSFKHILFKKKKKNFRH